The bacterium sequence AATCGCATATAATATTACTTTGAATAGCACCAATGCCAAACACGCCACCGACATTGCTTTCGAGCTCAGAGAAAAAGGCCGTTCGGTGCGAACTGGTAATACAGAACCATTCTACTACAATGGTGATCTTGTTAAATACGCTAATGGCCATTTGCCATGTGTAGAATGCGACTTTGTAACCGATAGCATAGAGAAACTCGAAAAACATTACTTGGAAAAGCACGAATATTCGATAAAAACACTTCTTGAGGAACACGAAACAAATCCCGATAAACTCGCAGGTAGGTCGGCCAAGAGACCGGGTATTTTCAGGCACTGTAAGGCTATAGGATGGTTCGTCGAGGAATATGGACGCGCCCAAATTTCTATCAATTTGACAAATTATAAAGTAACACCTCCGCATATCGTTCTCGAGAAGGCTCGTGAGTTAGCTGCAAAACGCGGCCTTGTAGTAACAGGAAGCGAAATAGTAGGTCTTGTGCCATATCAGGCTATGGATATGGCGGGGCGATATTATCTCGATAAACAGGGCAGCACAACTGGCCTTCCACCGGAGGATATTATCGCGGCAGCTATCTATTCGATGGGGCTTAGCGATGTCGCGAAGTTCGATCCTGTTGAAAAGGTTATCGGCTTACCAAAGCTCGCTGAAAATGCACTTATATCTCTCACTATAAAGGGCTTTGTCGATGAGGTCTCGCGGCCTTCGCCAGCACCTGGTGGCGGAAGTGTAGCGGCGTTATGTGGTTCAATAGGTGCTTCACTTGCTTCGATGGTGGCAAATCTCACATCACAAAAAACTATCTTGGGTGATTTCTCTGAAACCGTGAAAATTGCTGAAGAGGCCCAGGAGATAAAGGAGCGCCTTGCATCTACTATCGATGAAGACACTCAAGCCTTCAATGATTATCTAAAAGCTATTCGAATGCCTAAAGACACTGCAGAAGAGAAAACTGCCCGAAGTGCCGCAATTCAGAGTGGGCTTAAAACAGCGGTGTGTGTGCCGCTATCGACTGCTGAACTTTCACTTCGTGCGCTGGATCTTACCGGCAAAATTGCAATTATTGGAAACAAAGCATCGGTTTCCGACGCAGGAGTTGGAGCACAGGTGGCATATGCCGGTGTGGTTGGAGGCGTTCTTAATGTTCTTATTAATTTGCACGGCATCAAAGATGAAAATTATAAAACTGAAATGCAAGAGCGTTGCGTAGAAATTGAAACCAAGGCAAAAGGCCTTCTTGGCGAAACAATGCGAACAGTAAAGAATATTATCTCAGAACTTTGACGAAAGTGAGGGGAAATGGAGATATTACTGGCTCTTTATGCAATTACAATTTTGATTTTGGCATGGGCGATTTATCGACTTAATCGACAGGTTATAACCACAAGAGAAAAGGTTATCCGACTTGGAAAAAGGCTAAACGACACTTTATATAAAATCACAAGAACACCTGATAAAGGCCAAAAGACACAAACAGCAACAAGTTGTATCGATTTCGTTGAACCTGACAATTTAGAGAAAAGTGTAATATGTCCAAATTGCAAATCTAAGTGTTCCATAACAGCATATAAATGCCCCGTCTGCGGAACAGTCCTCTCAGATGGAGGGGACCCAGATGCCTGGGGCGAAAAGGATTCGTTTTAGAAGTAAACAAAAAGGTTCAGAATCAGATTCATAGAATAGTATTTATTCACTCTTGTAATAACATATCTTCCTAATAACATTGTTTTCCCCCTGAAAAAAAATTGCCTACAAAAAGG is a genomic window containing:
- the ftcD gene encoding glutamate formimidoyltransferase; the encoded protein is MPNKIVECVPNFSEGRNMKIIGEITDTIKAVEGAELKDVDPGAATNRTVVTFIGTPEAVLEAAFKAIEKASKVIDMRKHIGAHPRFGATDVCPFVPVEGVTMEDCIELANLLGKRVGDELGIPVYLYENAASDQRRRNLAYVRRGEYEGLSEKMKDPEMIPDFGPRVFNERSGAIAISAREFLIAYNITLNSTNAKHATDIAFELREKGRSVRTGNTEPFYYNGDLVKYANGHLPCVECDFVTDSIEKLEKHYLEKHEYSIKTLLEEHETNPDKLAGRSAKRPGIFRHCKAIGWFVEEYGRAQISINLTNYKVTPPHIVLEKARELAAKRGLVVTGSEIVGLVPYQAMDMAGRYYLDKQGSTTGLPPEDIIAAAIYSMGLSDVAKFDPVEKVIGLPKLAENALISLTIKGFVDEVSRPSPAPGGGSVAALCGSIGASLASMVANLTSQKTILGDFSETVKIAEEAQEIKERLASTIDEDTQAFNDYLKAIRMPKDTAEEKTARSAAIQSGLKTAVCVPLSTAELSLRALDLTGKIAIIGNKASVSDAGVGAQVAYAGVVGGVLNVLINLHGIKDENYKTEMQERCVEIETKAKGLLGETMRTVKNIISEL